One Littorina saxatilis isolate snail1 linkage group LG1, US_GU_Lsax_2.0, whole genome shotgun sequence genomic window carries:
- the LOC138955728 gene encoding putative G-protein coupled receptor F59B2.13 — protein MDTVPLNATSLVNVHPSLQASAQHIYNDTRFIGDSIQSLYIIPFLAAVGVCGNVMNLVVWSAESGFKPTTFFFKALAVSDIVNLVSIVLFVLHVTGVISIVLAALGSTVSAHTTMAIAYVRLLSVKQPTRVKTLLPKYRVIGGYVLLLSWCILTWLPLIVTLQVFKSSDHPVAMFFSTAAGSLSLILPVVVTAILNIGLLKKLFEPSNRNALGQPLQHTVTRATRLARFRSPLTAVVCLSVTTVLAYPPALVIFALNIYSKMGFDEEFWYSDQETALEVSVVLVMFNASINVVYYLLFSSQFRQLLSRRLKCCVCRNDPPRDIPLNRVVT, from the coding sequence ATGGACACCGTGCCGCTGAACGCTACTTCTCTAGTCAATGTTCATCCTTCTCTGCAAGCATCTGCACAGCACATCTACAACGATACACGCTTTATCGGTGATTCTATTCAATCATTGTATATCATTCCCTTCTTGGCcgctgtaggtgtgtgtggaAACGTGATGAACTTGGTCGTGTGGAGTGCAGAGTCCGGCTTCAAACCAACCACCTTCTTCTTCAAGGCTCTGGCTGTCTCCGACATCGTTAACCTCGTCAGTATTGTCCTCTTTGTGTTGCACGTGACCGGTGTTATCAGCATTGTGTTGGCTGCACTAGGCAGCACTGTGTCAGCTCACACCACGATGGCCATAGCTTACGTTCGCTTGCTTAGTGTCAAACAACCTACGAGGGTGAAGACACTTCTTCCCAAATATCGGGTGATAGGGGGCTACGTGCTGCTACTGAGCTGGTGCATTTTGACATGGCTGCCTCTGATCGTAACTCTTCAAGTCTTTAAAAGTTCCGACCATCCAGTCGCAATGTTCTTCAGCACAGCTGCAGGCAGTCTGAGTCTCATCCTGCCCGTTGTTGTGACGGCGATTCTGAATATCGGCCTGTTGAAGAAGCTATTTGAACCCAGTAATCGCAACGCTCTGGGTCAACCGCTGCAACACACGGTGACACGTGCGACACGCCTAGCGAGATTCAGAAGCCCTCTGACTGCTGTCGTGTGTTTGAGTGTCACAACAGTACTCGCCTACCCGCCGGCACTTGTTATCTTTGCGCTGAACATCTATAGTAAGATGGGATTTGACGAAGAGTTTTGGTACTCTGATCAAGAAACTGCCCTCGAGGTTTCAGTGGTGTTGGTGATGTTCAACGCATCAATCAATGTTGTCTACTaccttctcttctcttctcagTTCCGTCAGCTGCTTAGTCGCCGTCTGAAATGTTGTGTCTGCAGAAACGACCCGCCGCGTGATATCCCACTGAACAGAGTCGTTACGTAG